A region from the Cryptosporangium arvum DSM 44712 genome encodes:
- the hemQ gene encoding hydrogen peroxide-dependent heme synthase encodes MAEGNNSNAQRIRELNDSIRYTMWSVFRASDRLPADRTALTTEVEELIEQLGQKDVVVRGIYDVSGLRADADVMVWWHASTSDELQEAYARLRRTELGAHLQPVWSQLALHRPAEFNRSHIPAFLADEQARDYVCVYPFVRSYEWYLLPDEERRAMLAEHGKMARGYADVRANTVASFALGDYEWMLAFEADELHRMVDLMRDLRASTARRHVREEVPFYTGRRKPVAEIVAALP; translated from the coding sequence ATGGCTGAGGGAAACAACTCGAACGCCCAGCGGATCCGGGAGCTCAACGATTCCATCCGCTACACGATGTGGTCGGTGTTCCGGGCCTCGGATCGGCTCCCGGCCGACCGGACGGCGCTGACCACCGAGGTCGAGGAGCTGATCGAGCAGCTCGGGCAGAAGGACGTCGTGGTCCGCGGCATCTACGACGTGTCGGGGCTGCGCGCGGACGCCGACGTCATGGTGTGGTGGCACGCGTCGACCTCGGACGAGCTCCAGGAGGCGTACGCGCGGCTGCGTCGCACCGAGCTGGGCGCGCACCTGCAGCCGGTCTGGTCGCAGCTGGCGCTGCACCGCCCGGCCGAGTTCAACCGCAGCCACATCCCGGCGTTCCTGGCCGACGAGCAGGCGCGCGACTACGTGTGCGTGTACCCGTTCGTGCGCTCCTACGAGTGGTACCTGCTGCCCGACGAGGAGCGCCGGGCGATGCTCGCCGAGCACGGCAAGATGGCGCGCGGGTACGCCGACGTGCGTGCTAACACGGTCGCGTCGTTCGCGCTCGGCGACTACGAGTGGATGCTGGCGTTCGAGGCGGACGAGCTGCACCGCATGGTCGACCTGATGCGTGACCTGCGGGCGTCGACCGCGCGGCGGCACGTCCGCGAAGAGGTGCCGTTCTACACCGGCCGCCGCAAGCCGGTCGCGGAGATCGTCGCCGCGCTGCCCTGA
- a CDS encoding DUF4349 domain-containing protein, with protein MDVRHRRRLPALAAVLLAGLLLAGCSSSADDGDSSSESGRPQAASAPRSAPDQRSGGTGTGPTQLGTASRPLVYTGTMAVTAGNVPDAARKAIAAAVAAGGYVAADERSVTGPDDDISATLTLKVPSTKFTGTIDALAKLGTETSRNLGTEDQQTASIDIDARIAAQRASVNRVRALLQRATTITELTTIERELTTRESELATSEATKRSLRDQVSYSTITLSLAEPSAPPKPEPKQERGLLVGLENGWSAFVTSVVVLLTIVGWLAPFLIGFAIVGVPIWWALRRYRPRRPAPVSPAPSALHHAHRAPVPPFPPQAPVSAPSSSVPSAPSSPAPPEGPAS; from the coding sequence ATGGACGTTCGCCACCGGCGCCGGTTGCCGGCCTTGGCCGCGGTGCTACTGGCAGGCCTGCTGCTCGCCGGGTGCAGCAGCAGCGCCGATGACGGCGATTCGTCGTCGGAGAGCGGCCGTCCGCAGGCCGCCTCGGCACCGCGCAGTGCCCCCGATCAGAGGTCCGGCGGCACCGGCACCGGTCCGACGCAGCTCGGCACCGCCAGCCGCCCGCTGGTCTACACCGGCACGATGGCGGTGACCGCGGGTAACGTCCCGGACGCCGCCCGGAAGGCGATCGCCGCCGCGGTGGCCGCGGGCGGATACGTCGCCGCCGACGAGCGGTCCGTCACCGGGCCGGACGACGACATCTCGGCCACGCTCACGCTGAAGGTGCCGTCGACGAAGTTCACCGGCACCATCGACGCGCTGGCCAAGCTCGGCACCGAGACCTCGCGCAACCTGGGCACCGAGGACCAGCAGACGGCCTCGATCGACATCGACGCGCGGATCGCCGCCCAGCGCGCCAGCGTCAACCGGGTCCGGGCACTGCTCCAGCGGGCCACGACGATCACCGAGCTGACGACGATCGAGCGCGAGCTGACCACGCGGGAGAGCGAGCTGGCGACCTCCGAGGCGACCAAGCGGTCGCTCCGCGACCAGGTCTCGTACTCGACGATCACGCTGTCGCTCGCCGAGCCGTCGGCGCCGCCGAAGCCCGAGCCGAAGCAGGAGCGCGGGCTGCTCGTCGGTCTGGAGAACGGCTGGAGCGCGTTCGTGACGTCCGTCGTCGTGCTGCTGACGATCGTCGGGTGGCTCGCGCCGTTCCTGATCGGGTTCGCGATCGTCGGCGTGCCGATCTGGTGGGCGCTGCGCCGCTACCGGCCGCGCCGCCCCGCTCCGGTGTCCCCCGCGCCGTCGGCCCTGCACCACGCTCACCGGGCCCCGGTGCCGCCGTTCCCGCCTCAGGCGCCGGTCTCGGCGCCCTCGTCATCGGTGCCGTCGGCGCCCTCGTCGCCGGCACCCCCGGAAGGGCCCGCTTCCTGA
- the msrB gene encoding peptide-methionine (R)-S-oxide reductase MsrB — protein sequence MTQQTRPTVVKSDAEWRAQLTPQEFHVLREAGTERAFTGEYTDTKTIGVYHCRACGTELFRSETKFESHCGWPSFYAPSEAKNVVLIEDTTLGMRRVEVRCATCDSHLGHVFHGEGYGTPTDDRYCINSISLTLEPADK from the coding sequence ATGACTCAGCAGACGCGGCCGACTGTTGTCAAGTCGGATGCGGAGTGGCGCGCTCAGCTCACCCCGCAGGAGTTCCACGTTCTCCGTGAGGCCGGCACCGAGCGGGCGTTCACCGGGGAATACACCGACACCAAGACCATCGGTGTCTACCACTGCCGTGCCTGTGGGACGGAGCTGTTCCGCTCCGAGACCAAGTTCGAATCGCACTGCGGCTGGCCGAGTTTCTACGCGCCGTCGGAGGCGAAGAACGTCGTCCTGATCGAGGACACCACGCTCGGCATGCGCCGGGTCGAGGTGCGCTGCGCGACGTGCGACTCGCACCTCGGGCACGTGTTCCACGGCGAGGGCTACGGCACCCCGACCGACGACCGGTACTGCATCAACTCGATCTCGTTGACGCTGGAGCCGGCCGACAAGTGA
- a CDS encoding lamin tail domain-containing protein: MTRRPQRHARRNEFTKLSFYLPTAFPVLLLAIALGATATSSTVGTASRPADLVISQIYGGGGESGSIWTADFIELTNRGDEPVNLRGWSVQYAPPRERGWGVTELSGSIPAGGRYLIAQAGGPNGTTHLPKADVTGSLDLGSTSGKVALVHAVETLHCVASCTTVEGVRDFVGYGNADDAEGRPAPALSNTTSIVRRDISVPADQGTSSIEDDPGGPAGVENAKQQERGVPGVDGSGGVDSGSNSADFVVATPAPPGGAGDKAGRTARIADIQGRSHTSPLAGRLVTSVPGVVTAVGRTGFWMQDPEPDDDPATSDGLFVYTGNAPRVQSGDTVRVAGTVTEYRPGAAAGADNLTTTELIRPTVSVVSSAARRPVPVLIGPGGRMPPTQIRTDAPGDVESTRLFAPTLNALDFYESLEGMLVRLNNPTVVGPTSVDGQLPVLPAGAGSSRTTHGGLRLTDTDPNTERIVLDDLLAPLPVANVGDQLPGALDGVLDYGAGDYRVELLSTPVVRAGKAKPETARAPKPDELTVSSIDISGADPNGGRGRLKQLAATVVRGLRAPDVLVVEEMPDDDGATYDAEVGADEGWAALLDAIRAAGGPRYEVRQIDPVSRRDGSGAENRRIGFLFNPARVSFVDRGAGDATTATEVDTRDGEVGLTLSPGRVAPAATAFRDARKSLAGEFRFRGRTVFVIGNDFASGRGDGPLYGRQQPRRHTSEQQRGSQASAVRTFVDELLDADRDAAVVVVGGIADTDGSPTLGLLTDGGTLADVATKLPAADRYSVVSEGNAFLLDHVLVTPALSGAEVDVVHAQSDFASRWTDRDPLVGYLRMPKGPEDSPEDSSPATP; encoded by the coding sequence GTGACCAGGCGTCCCCAGCGCCACGCCCGGCGCAACGAGTTCACCAAGCTCTCGTTCTACTTACCCACCGCGTTCCCGGTCCTGCTCCTGGCGATCGCGCTGGGCGCCACCGCCACCTCGTCGACGGTCGGCACCGCCTCCCGCCCCGCCGACCTCGTCATCAGCCAGATCTACGGCGGTGGGGGCGAGTCCGGGTCGATCTGGACCGCGGACTTCATCGAGCTGACGAACCGCGGCGACGAACCGGTGAACCTGCGCGGGTGGAGCGTGCAGTACGCACCGCCCCGCGAGCGCGGCTGGGGCGTTACCGAACTGTCGGGCAGCATCCCCGCCGGCGGCCGGTACCTGATCGCGCAGGCCGGCGGTCCGAACGGCACCACCCACCTCCCGAAGGCCGACGTCACCGGCTCGCTCGACCTCGGCTCCACCAGCGGCAAGGTCGCCCTCGTGCACGCGGTGGAAACCCTGCACTGCGTCGCCAGCTGCACGACCGTCGAGGGGGTCCGTGACTTCGTCGGCTACGGCAACGCCGACGACGCCGAGGGCCGGCCCGCCCCGGCGCTCTCCAACACCACCTCGATCGTCCGGCGCGACATCAGCGTCCCCGCCGACCAGGGCACCTCCTCGATCGAGGACGACCCGGGCGGCCCGGCCGGGGTCGAGAACGCGAAGCAGCAGGAGCGGGGCGTCCCCGGTGTGGACGGCAGCGGCGGCGTCGACAGCGGCAGCAACTCGGCGGACTTCGTCGTGGCGACGCCCGCACCGCCGGGCGGCGCGGGCGACAAGGCCGGGCGCACCGCCCGCATCGCCGACATCCAGGGGCGCTCGCACACGTCACCGCTGGCCGGACGGCTGGTCACCTCGGTCCCCGGCGTGGTCACCGCGGTGGGGCGCACCGGGTTCTGGATGCAGGATCCCGAACCCGACGACGACCCGGCCACCAGCGACGGGCTGTTCGTCTACACCGGCAACGCGCCGCGGGTCCAGAGTGGCGACACGGTGCGGGTGGCCGGCACGGTCACCGAGTACCGGCCCGGCGCCGCCGCCGGGGCCGACAACCTGACCACCACCGAGCTGATCCGGCCGACGGTCTCGGTCGTCTCCAGCGCCGCCCGCCGCCCGGTGCCCGTCCTGATCGGACCGGGCGGCCGGATGCCCCCCACCCAGATCCGCACCGACGCGCCCGGCGACGTCGAGAGCACGCGGCTGTTCGCGCCGACGCTCAACGCGCTCGACTTCTACGAGTCGCTCGAGGGCATGCTGGTGCGGCTGAACAACCCGACGGTGGTGGGCCCCACCAGCGTCGACGGTCAGCTCCCCGTCCTTCCGGCCGGTGCCGGGTCCTCGCGGACGACGCACGGCGGCCTGCGCCTGACCGACACCGACCCCAACACCGAACGGATCGTGCTCGACGACCTGCTGGCACCGCTCCCGGTGGCCAACGTGGGCGATCAGCTGCCGGGCGCGCTCGACGGCGTGCTCGACTACGGCGCCGGCGACTACCGCGTCGAGCTGCTCTCCACCCCGGTCGTCCGTGCCGGCAAGGCCAAGCCGGAGACGGCACGGGCGCCGAAGCCCGACGAGCTGACCGTCTCCAGCATCGACATCAGCGGCGCGGACCCCAACGGCGGCCGCGGCCGTCTCAAGCAGCTGGCCGCGACCGTGGTCCGCGGTCTGCGCGCGCCCGACGTCCTGGTCGTCGAAGAGATGCCGGACGACGACGGAGCCACCTACGACGCCGAGGTCGGCGCCGACGAGGGGTGGGCGGCGCTCCTCGACGCGATCCGCGCCGCCGGCGGTCCCCGGTACGAGGTCCGGCAGATCGACCCGGTCAGCCGGCGGGACGGCTCCGGAGCGGAGAACCGTCGGATCGGCTTCCTCTTCAACCCCGCCCGCGTGTCGTTCGTCGACCGCGGGGCCGGTGACGCCACCACGGCCACCGAGGTCGACACGAGGGACGGCGAGGTCGGGCTGACACTCTCTCCCGGGCGGGTCGCACCGGCCGCCACCGCGTTCCGCGACGCCCGGAAGTCGCTCGCGGGCGAGTTCCGGTTCCGGGGTCGCACCGTGTTCGTCATCGGCAACGACTTCGCGTCCGGCCGCGGAGACGGACCGCTCTACGGCCGTCAGCAGCCGCGTCGCCACACGTCCGAGCAGCAGCGCGGAAGCCAGGCGTCGGCCGTCCGCACGTTCGTCGACGAGCTGCTCGACGCCGATCGCGACGCGGCGGTGGTCGTCGTCGGCGGCATCGCCGACACCGACGGCTCCCCCACGCTCGGGCTGCTCACCGACGGCGGCACACTGGCCGACGTCGCCACGAAGCTCCCGGCCGCCGACCGGTACAGCGTGGTGTCCGAGGGCAACGCGTTCCTGCTCGACCACGTGCTCGTCACCCCCGCGCTGAGCGGCGCGGAGGTGGACGTCGTCCACGCACAGAGCGATTTCGCGTCGCGGTGGACCGACCGCGATCCGCTGGTCGGCTATCTGCGGATGCCGAAGGGCCCGGAGGACTCCCCCGAGGATTCGTCCCCGGCAACTCCGTGA
- the hemG gene encoding protoporphyrinogen oxidase, translating to MGFVLFEDRFTRPPHVVVIGGGIAGLSAALRLRDAAPDGTTVTVIEQAGSVGGKLRTGRVAGVPIEDGAESFLLRVPEGKALAERVGLGADLVSPTASGATVWVDGSLRALPAGTVLGVPVDLEAVAASGVLSEDGLARVRAEPGRPGTPLGDSDVAVGELIADRLGSEVVDRLVEPLLGGVYAGRADRLSLRATMPALAAGLVDQPSLLKAARANRGRAAPNTPIFGTVRGGLSRLVTAVAHESKAAIRTGLPVRSLRRTPDGWQLTVGSAGSAGRSGSTTIHADAVVLAVPASPAARLLGDVDPVAAATVGVLEYASVALVSLVLPGRVALPPGTGALVPASSGRLVKAVTYVSQKWAHVLDGYTGEPVTVVRASVGRYGEEAVLQRDDESLIDAVRAELATLVPLAAGWPAPLGVQVNRWGGALPQYAPGHLDRVASVRAALAAEPTLALAGAAYDGVGIPACIRSGQAAADRILAALQATRRGEPVHG from the coding sequence ATGGGTTTCGTGCTGTTCGAGGACCGATTCACCCGACCCCCGCACGTCGTCGTGATCGGCGGTGGCATCGCCGGTCTCTCCGCCGCGCTCCGCCTGCGTGACGCCGCGCCGGACGGCACGACGGTCACCGTGATCGAGCAGGCCGGCAGCGTCGGCGGGAAGCTGCGCACCGGCCGGGTGGCCGGCGTGCCGATCGAGGACGGCGCCGAATCGTTCCTGCTCCGGGTGCCCGAGGGCAAGGCGCTGGCCGAGCGGGTGGGCCTCGGGGCGGACCTGGTCAGCCCGACGGCGTCGGGGGCGACGGTCTGGGTGGACGGCTCGTTGCGCGCGCTCCCGGCCGGCACGGTGCTGGGCGTCCCGGTCGACCTGGAGGCGGTCGCCGCGTCCGGGGTACTGAGCGAGGACGGGCTGGCCCGCGTGCGTGCCGAACCCGGACGGCCCGGTACACCGCTCGGCGACTCCGACGTCGCGGTCGGGGAGTTGATCGCCGACCGGCTCGGGTCCGAGGTCGTCGACCGGCTGGTCGAGCCGTTGCTCGGTGGGGTCTACGCCGGCCGCGCCGACCGGCTGTCGCTGCGCGCGACGATGCCCGCGCTGGCCGCCGGGCTGGTCGACCAGCCGTCCCTGCTCAAGGCCGCCCGGGCGAACCGGGGCAGGGCCGCGCCGAACACCCCGATCTTCGGCACCGTCCGCGGTGGCCTGTCCCGCCTGGTCACGGCCGTCGCCCACGAGTCGAAGGCGGCGATCCGCACCGGCCTGCCGGTCCGCTCGCTGCGGCGCACGCCCGACGGCTGGCAACTCACGGTCGGCTCGGCCGGCTCCGCCGGGCGAAGCGGCAGCACGACGATCCACGCCGACGCCGTCGTGCTCGCGGTGCCGGCGTCCCCGGCGGCGCGGCTGCTCGGAGACGTCGACCCGGTCGCGGCCGCGACCGTCGGCGTGCTGGAGTACGCGAGCGTCGCGCTCGTGTCGCTCGTCCTCCCGGGCCGGGTGGCGCTGCCGCCGGGCACCGGAGCGCTGGTGCCGGCGAGCTCCGGACGACTGGTCAAGGCGGTCACGTACGTCTCCCAGAAGTGGGCACACGTGCTTGACGGGTACACCGGCGAACCGGTCACCGTCGTGCGTGCCTCGGTCGGCCGCTACGGCGAGGAAGCCGTGCTCCAGCGCGACGACGAGTCGCTGATCGACGCCGTGCGCGCCGAGCTCGCCACCCTCGTGCCGCTCGCGGCCGGCTGGCCGGCGCCGCTCGGGGTGCAGGTGAACCGCTGGGGCGGCGCGCTGCCCCAGTACGCGCCGGGCCACCTCGACCGGGTGGCGTCGGTGCGGGCCGCGCTGGCGGCCGAACCGACACTGGCACTGGCCGGGGCCGCCTACGACGGCGTCGGCATCCCGGCCTGCATCCGCTCGGGGCAGGCCGCCGCGGACCGAATTCTGGCTGCTCTACAGGCCACCAGGAGAGGAGAGCCTGTTCATGGCTGA
- the hemE gene encoding uroporphyrinogen decarboxylase: MTDTATPLGGTPRSAVDPGSDAAARQVTGRAPVPAELADGPFLRACRRESVTHTPVWFMRQAGRSLPEYRKLREGIGMLDSCRRADLVTEITLQPIRRHHVDAAIFFSDIVVPLIAVGVGLDIVAGVGPVVDEPFGSAADLERLRPLEPDDVPYVTEAIGTLAGELGATPLIGFAGAPFTLASYLVEGGPSRTHARTKALMYGEPELWHALCDRLATISSAFLRVQVAAGASAVQLFDSWAGALSEADYRTYVQPHSARVLAEVGATGVPRIHFGVGTAELLPAMGEAGADVVGVDWRTPLATASDRIGPDRAVQGNLDPAVLLADERVVAEHVARVLADGASAPGHIFNLGHGVLPETDPGVLTRVVELVHEHSRREG; the protein is encoded by the coding sequence ATGACCGACACCGCAACGCCTCTCGGCGGCACGCCGCGCTCCGCGGTCGATCCCGGATCGGACGCCGCAGCGCGGCAGGTCACCGGGCGTGCGCCGGTCCCCGCCGAGCTGGCCGACGGGCCGTTCCTGCGGGCTTGCCGACGCGAGTCGGTGACGCACACACCGGTGTGGTTCATGCGTCAGGCCGGCCGATCCCTGCCCGAGTACCGCAAACTGCGCGAGGGCATCGGCATGCTCGACTCCTGCCGACGTGCCGACCTTGTGACCGAGATCACCCTGCAGCCGATCCGGCGCCATCACGTCGACGCGGCGATCTTCTTCTCCGACATCGTCGTGCCGCTGATCGCCGTCGGCGTGGGGCTCGACATCGTCGCCGGGGTGGGCCCGGTCGTCGACGAGCCGTTCGGCTCGGCCGCAGACCTCGAGCGTCTCCGGCCGCTGGAGCCCGACGACGTCCCGTACGTCACCGAAGCCATCGGCACGCTCGCCGGCGAGCTCGGGGCGACCCCGCTGATCGGGTTCGCCGGTGCTCCGTTCACGCTGGCCAGCTATCTGGTGGAGGGCGGCCCGTCGCGGACGCACGCGCGGACCAAGGCGCTGATGTACGGCGAGCCCGAGCTCTGGCACGCGCTCTGCGACCGGCTCGCGACGATCTCGTCGGCGTTCCTGCGGGTGCAGGTCGCAGCCGGTGCGTCCGCGGTGCAGCTGTTCGACTCGTGGGCGGGCGCGCTGTCGGAGGCCGACTACCGCACCTACGTGCAGCCGCACTCGGCCCGGGTGCTGGCCGAGGTCGGGGCCACCGGGGTGCCGCGGATCCACTTCGGGGTGGGCACCGCCGAGCTGCTCCCGGCCATGGGCGAGGCCGGTGCCGACGTGGTCGGCGTCGACTGGCGCACGCCGCTGGCCACGGCGTCCGACCGGATCGGTCCCGACCGCGCGGTGCAGGGCAACCTCGATCCCGCGGTGCTGCTGGCGGACGAGCGGGTGGTGGCCGAGCACGTCGCGCGGGTGCTCGCCGACGGGGCCTCCGCGCCGGGGCACATCTTCAACCTCGGGCACGGCGTGCTGCCGGAGACCGACCCCGGCGTTCTCACCCGGGTCGTCGAGCTGGTGCACGAGCACTCCCGCCGCGAGGGCTGA